The genomic DNA CATGGCGTCGGTCACCATGTCTGGAATGGCATCGTAATAGGCGTTGGTCGTTTCTCGTCCCTGGAAATAGATGTCGGGATTTTGTGCGGTGCCGCGAATGTTCGGGTGTTCCGGGTTCATGGCCCGTGCGCGGAATTTGGCGAGTTTCTCACGATTGACGAGCGGTTTCATGTCCTCGTAGTCGATGACATTAATTTTCTGGATTTCATGTGATGTGCGAAATCCGTCAAAGATCGACATGAAGGGAATCGACGATTCGATGCTGGACAGGTGCGCGACCAGCGACAGGTCCATGACTTCCTGAACCGAATTGGAAAAGAGCATGGCAAAGCCGGTCTGACGGGTGGCCATCACATCCTGATGGTCGCCGAAGATCGAAAGTGCGTGTCCGGCCACGGCTCGGGCCGAAACATGGAAAACGCCGGGAAGCAGTTCCCCGGAGATTTTGTACATGTTCGGAATCATGAGCAAGAGACCTTGAGAAGCCGTGAACGTTGTGGTGAGCGCGCCTCCGGCCAAGGAACCGTGGACTGCTCCGGCTGCACCCGCTTCAGACTGCATCTGACGGATCTGGACCTTTTGACCGAAAATGTTTTTCCGCCCCTGCGCCGCCCATTCGTCGGCAATTTCACCCATTGGGGTGGATGGGGTGATCGGGTAGATGGCGGCAGTTTCGCTCAAGGCATAGGCCACATGAGCGGCAGCGGTGTTGCCGTCCATTGTCTTCATCATTTTTTTAGACATGTGTCTCTCCACAGGTTTGAATTGGACTCTGGCAATCAAGACGCTCTGAAATAGATTGTCAGAGGGGCCGTGCAAGTTCCGGTGTGGTCATCGTGCGATTGGCCGGTGAACACAGAGGCCTTGCCGGGAAAATTGTGTTCGGTGCATACCGTGCGCCGTCTGTCATTTGTCACGATTTTTGGATTTTCGGTCAAGACCTCTGGTTGCCGTTCCCCGATCAATGACAGCCATTGACCGAATAGTTTGACCCGAAAGGTGCTCTGATAGGCTTGTGATATGATTCACATTCTTGGTGTGTGTTGAAATCAGGAAATTAAAAAAGGCAAAGGAACGGGGAAGGTGTGAGGGAATGGAAGAGGCTGGTGGAGAACGTTATTCCTGGACCCATTTGAGTGCGGTGGTTTTTTCTTCTTTGGGAAAGGCCTTGAGTTCCAGACTTGGAAAGAGTTTGTCATTGAATTTGATAAGAGGGGCGACCCACGACTTGTCAGTGACAATGGCTTCCTTGGCAAATCTGCGCATGGAGGGGAGTGAAAATTTCATGTCTTCGTAGAGCGCGGCGAGGGTAAACCCTTCCCATTTTTCCAGTTCGACATAGATATTCAGTCGTTGATTGGTCGCCCCCATCAAGGTCTGGATTTTATGGATGACGCTGTCCATGCCTTCTTTGTTGATTTTTCCCGAAATTTTGAGACCAAGGGTCTTTTCTGATGGAATATCAATGAGTGTTATCATTTTTTCTCCTTATTCACGGAAGCAAAGACTGTGAAAGATCTCTTCCTCTATACGTTATGGAGAAATTTGGGCAAGAAAATATTCGTCTTTTTGTTCACCCTCTTCAAGATTTTGAAAGGAAGGAGGGGGAAAAAGACATGAGCTAGAGGCTGATCCGTGTGGGTGATGCAGGAATTCAGAATAAAAAATGTCCCGAGGAGAAAATCCTCGGGACGTGTGAAGCTATGGCATTGTGGTGAAAGTGGTGTCCTCATGAGAGGACGCGTGTGTACCGACTATTTTTCCGTGGCATAGCCAGCCTTGTTCCAGGCGATATAACCACCAGCCAGGCTGCGGACATTCCAATAGCCGTGTTTGAGCAAATAGGAAGCCGCAATATTGGCTCGATAGCCTCCGGCACAGTACAGGATATGATGATCCTCTTCGGACAGGTCGAATTGTCCGTTCAGAATATTCGTGAGGGGAATGTGCCGTGCGCCAGGAATTTTCCCGCCAGCAACTTCGGCCGGGGTGCGAACGTCAATAAGACTGAGTGGTTTGTTTTCTGTCTGACAGGTTTGCAGGTCCTGCGCCGAGTCAATGGCCAGCGTATCGACCGGGCGGCCACTGAACACCCATGATTGGATGCCGCCGGACAAATAGCCATAAATGCGGTCATAGCCGATGCGGTGCAGTTCGGTCCGCATCCGTTCGTAGCCTTCTTTGGAATCCACCACGAGCAGGATGTCCGCCTGAGGATCGACAACCATGCCGACCCAGTTGGCCAGACTCGGTTCAAAGCCGATATTGATGGAGCCGGGAATGTGATATCCGGCGTAGGCGGCGGCATCTCGGACATCGATGACCACTGCGCCGTCCTGCATCTTCTCTTCAAATTTGAAGGGGTTCATGGCCAGATCGAGGGGGCATCGCTCAAGGAGCGGGGCACCGTTCGCATTGGTGGAAATGATGTGGGTGAAACTTTTGGGCCGTGCCGGGAATTCCTGACTCATGGTGACATGAAAGTCTTCGTAGTTTTCAAAACCGAGCATGGGGTTGTGACGGCGTTCGAAACCAAGTGTCGAACTGGGTTTGGAACTCATGCCGCGTCCACATAGGGAACCGGCTCCATGCGCCGGGAAGACTTCAAGACTGTCGGGGAATTTGCTGAATTTGACATACAGCGTGTTCCAGAGATTCTGAATTTGTTCATCCAGTTTGGCATCGCCGACCAGGTCGGGGCGGCCGATGTCATTGACAAAAAGGACATCGCCAGTGAGCAGCACCCACGGCTCGTTGCCACGTGAAAAGTCCGTCACGAGGAGCGACAGCGAGTCCGGGGTGTGCCCGGGGGTGTGCAAGACTTCAAGTCCGGCATTGCCGATGGTCAGTTTATCGCCTTCCTTGAGCGGGGTGAACGGATAGGTCACGGGGGAAGTCTCATAGACCATGACGTCGCATCCCGTGTGGGATTTCAATTCCTGTGCGCCTGAAACGTGGTCGGCATGAACATGTGTATCGATGGCGTGAACGATCTTCATTCCTTCGTCACGCGAAATGTCCAGGTAGTCTTGTACGTCTCTTTTGGGGTCGATGACCACCATTTCTCCGGCAGCGGGGCACCCGATCACGTAGGAAAAACATCCGAGACCAGGTGTGGTGATTTGTTTGAAATACATGACAAGCTCCTTTTTCTCGCTTTATATGAATGTCTTTTCATAAATGGAAATTAGGTTGCTGGCAATAATTAGGAATGATTATTCTAATTCTTTTGCCTTGGTCACGAATTTTTTCGCCAGATCATCCAGGATGTCCGCAGCAACTGTGAAGGTTTTGAGTTTGGAGTCAGGGGTGTTGAGCACGCGACGGTAGGCCCATTGGGACAGGTAAAAGAGTTCTGCTTCCGGGCAGGAAGAGCAGACTTTTTTGAGTTGAAGCAGCAGTTCTTCCTTGACCTGTTGCCGCTGGAGGATCGCACTTTTCAATCGGGCACCGGCCTGTTTCGTGTTTTTTTCGTCCGCCAGTGCGACCTGCATTTGTCCATTGGCCCTTTCTACGGCTTTGGCGGCACGGAGGTATTTGCCAGCCATTTCCGTGAGTGATTTATTCTGGCCCATGGCTCTGAACACGGTGGCCATGCGTTCTATGCGACGGCTGTTCAGCCTGAGCATGACGGCGATTTCCGCATTGGTCAGGGTGCGCATGGTTTGGGTTTTCCCTTCGATATATTGACGCTCGTCCGTG from Pseudodesulfovibrio sp. JC047 includes the following:
- a CDS encoding STAS/SEC14 domain-containing protein; the protein is MITLIDIPSEKTLGLKISGKINKEGMDSVIHKIQTLMGATNQRLNIYVELEKWEGFTLAALYEDMKFSLPSMRRFAKEAIVTDKSWVAPLIKFNDKLFPSLELKAFPKEEKTTALKWVQE
- a CDS encoding MBL fold metallo-hydrolase, giving the protein MYFKQITTPGLGCFSYVIGCPAAGEMVVIDPKRDVQDYLDISRDEGMKIVHAIDTHVHADHVSGAQELKSHTGCDVMVYETSPVTYPFTPLKEGDKLTIGNAGLEVLHTPGHTPDSLSLLVTDFSRGNEPWVLLTGDVLFVNDIGRPDLVGDAKLDEQIQNLWNTLYVKFSKFPDSLEVFPAHGAGSLCGRGMSSKPSSTLGFERRHNPMLGFENYEDFHVTMSQEFPARPKSFTHIISTNANGAPLLERCPLDLAMNPFKFEEKMQDGAVVIDVRDAAAYAGYHIPGSINIGFEPSLANWVGMVVDPQADILLVVDSKEGYERMRTELHRIGYDRIYGYLSGGIQSWVFSGRPVDTLAIDSAQDLQTCQTENKPLSLIDVRTPAEVAGGKIPGARHIPLTNILNGQFDLSEEDHHILYCAGGYRANIAASYLLKHGYWNVRSLAGGYIAWNKAGYATEK